TAATCAGCAAAAAGTTCAAGTAGCTCGCCTTCAAGCAAAAGATCTTTGGCCATATCAGAAAAAGCTTTTTCTTCATCTCTTTTAACATAAAGACGAGAAACATAATGAGTGTCCCCAGTACGGGTTTCCGCAATGTCATGCATTAAAGATAACTTTAAAACTTTTTCAAGATTAACCTCCAAGCCCTCTTCTTCCTTAACGGTTTTAGATAATAACAAAGCGATCCAGGCCACCCTAAAACTATGCTCGGCTACGTTAGCCATCTCAGGAATCATAAACTGGCGCCAAGTACGATCAACAAAACGCAAAGTGCCAAGTTCAAAGAGAAAATTTATTTCTTTCATAAATGTAGTCCCTAGGGGAATCGAACCCCTGTTGCCAGGATGAAAACCTGGTGTCCTAACCACTAGACGAAGGGACCAAAAAGGCGCTCCTTAGCACCATTAATTACTTTTGTAAGTATAAAAAGGTTATTAAGATATGTCAAGAGACTATGGTAATGTGTACACACATATTGAACTTTCTACTATGTAAAACATGTAAATACATACTAGAAGATAATCATAAATAGATTATAGCCATAAAAACCATAAAACAAAAAATAAATCTATTATCTATAATGTATCCCTGCCAAAAACTTAATAAGACACAAAAGAACAAAAAATACTACTACTTCCCTTGACAGTACCCCTAATTTAACTTAAATTATAATATCGTGCCTCTTTAAAAGATTTAATGAGATTAATAGTTTTAATTAACTTTATCGTACCCATCCTTTAACTCTAATTATACTTTTAAACTTTTTAAATTAATAATATAAAAATTTCTTAAAATTCTTCTGAGGAAAAAGAAACGGTCGCTTTGGCGGCTTTTCTTTAATAAGGCGTATGCTCAGTCTTGAACAACAAATTTTTGAACAAATCAACAAAGCCAACCGCATTCTTGTCACCTTCAACCGTGGCTGGAGAGGTGATGCCGTGGCCTCGGCTCTGGCTCTTAAGCTTTGGCTTGAACAACTTGATAAACAAGTTGAGATTGTAGCCGAAAAAAAACCAGATAGTTCTATCTATAGTTTCCTACCGGGCTTTGCTCTAATTAAAAACTCTTTAGATAACCTGAGAAGATTTATTATTTCTTTGGACATTAGTCAAACAGCGGTAGAGCAAATTGAATATCATGTTGAAAATAATCATCTTGATTTTCTTATCTCTCCCAAAAATGGTTTTTTTACCCATGAAGATATTTCTTCACGAGCCGGTGGCTTTCGCTATGACCTAATCATTACCCTAAGCGCCCCAGACCTTGAGTCTTTGGGTTCAATCTATGATAGTGATACAGAATTCTTTTTTGAAGTCCCAATTATTAACATAGATCATCAGGCGGCTAACGATAACTTCGGACAAATTAATCTGGTTAATGTTAAAGCCGTCTCTTCTTCAGAAATACTTTACGGACTGTTTAAGCAACACAAGACAACAGTCTTTAACGATGACCTAGCCACCTGCCTTTTAGCCGGTCTAATTTCGGAAACCAGAAGTTTTAAAACCGCCAATGTTACACCACAGGCTATGCAAACAGCCGCTGAGTTAGTTGGACATGAAGCTAGAAGAGAAGAGATTATCAACGCCCTGTATCGTTCACGCAGAATGCATGTACTTAAACTTTGGGGAAGGGTTTTATCTAAACTGGAAGGCTCTAAAGATCATCGCCTGGTTTGGTCAAGTGTTAAAGCCGAAGACTTCTTAGAAACCCAAACAGATCCCAAGCACCTAACTGATGTTATAGACGAACTAATCGTCAGTATGCCGCAGACTCAACTAATCTGTCTTTGCTATGAACACCCGGCTGGTACAACCAGAGCTCTGGTCCATGCGGTTAAAAACTTGGATGTTTTAGACTTAGTTAAACCCTATCCATCTGAAGGCACCAAACAAAACGCTCTAGTCTTTTTCTCTGGCCCACTTAAGCAAGCCAAAGAAGACCTAATAAAACTACTTGAAGAAAAACTGAATAAAATAAACCTTTAATCATTTAATTATTAAAGGTGATCCATATAATAAAGAAAATAAAATAAGGAACAAAAAACCTTGAAATAAAGTTAGCAATATGCTAACATCAAGACAGTTTAAAATGATTAAAAATAACTAAATAAAAATACTCAAACAAATAAGACCGCTTAGCTCAGTTGGTTAGAGCGCCACGTTGACATCGTGGAGGTCAGTGGTTCGAGTCCACTAGTGGTCACCGTGATAATTAAAAATATAACAAGACAAAAAATAGCTTATGAATTTTATTAAAAAACATATCAAAATAATAATAATTGTACTATTAATAATGGTATCAATTATTTTGTTTTTAAAAATAAAAAATTTAGAGCATCAAATACTTAACATAAAAGCCATACCAAGTGTTGAGCTAGTAAATTATCTATCTATAGGAGATAATGATATTATCTCGGGTAGCGTTGTTGGCTTTGTTAAATTTAACAACACGAATGATCAGCCAATAAATTTGCAACAATATATAAAGATAACAGCATTAGATGAATTTGACTCAAATGGAAATCAGATATTTCTATATCAAGATATCATAAAAATGGACGTTCTTGCTCCTCGTTACCTTGAACCAATTTATTTAAAAACTGTAGACAAAGGGAGCAATAGAATAACAATGAGTGATGACGCTGGTAATTTATTTTTTATAAATAAGTATAATCGTGAGGTTGGAATGTTTGATGCGACATCTGATAATACTATATTAATAACGGATAATTCTGATTTTCGTAGATTTATTTTTAATTTTTATAGTAATTAATATATTCTCGAAAAATATAATTTTAAAATAAAATTTATGTCATAAAAAAATCAAAATTTAAATTTTACTTAAATTAGTTCCAAAAAACTTTTGCGCCTGTAGCTCAGTTGGTTAGAGCACCGAGCTTATACCTCGGCGGTCCTTGGTTCGAGTCCAAGCAGGCGTACTTTAATGATCAACAGTCTTTTAATGGAGGAAAAAGATTACCTGATCGCCCTCTCACAAAGCAATTTGTTCGGACCGCTTACTCTGCTTCGTCTACGGTCTTTTTTTGGTAGCTTCAAAAGAGTTTGGCAAGCACCTTTGGGCCAGTTATCACGATCGCCTTGTTTTAAACTTAATCTTAACCTTAAAGAAGAAAAGCTTTTAAAGTTTCAAGCTTTCAGGCAAACAAATAGTCCGGAAAAAATAATCCAAAGGCTTAATTATTTAAAAATTAAAACCGTTTGTCTTGAAGAAGAAACTTACCCCTATCTTCTTAAACAAACTTATGACACTCCTCCCCTACTATATTATAAGGGAAGGCTTGATATATTTAAAAAACCCTGTCTAGCCATTGTGGGCTCAAGAAAAACAGATAAATATTCTGAAGAAGCAGCTAAAGAATTAACCCGCGAAGCCGTTAAGCTTGGCTTTACCATCATTAGCGGACTAGCTCGTGGCATTGATTCTGTCGCTCATTTAGCTTGTTTAAATAATCAAGGCTTAACTGTCGCTGTTATGGCTACCGGAGCCGAGAAAATCTACCCACCAGAAAATTGGCTTTTAGCCCAAAGAATTATTGAACAAGGTTGTCTAATCTCTGAGTTTCCTCCCGAAGTTAATACTAAGGCTAATCATTTCCCTCGCCGTAACAGACTAATCGCTGGCCTGTCTTTAGGGGTATTGGTTATTGGTGCTCCAATAAAGTCTGGCGCTCTAATTACCGCCGAACAAGCTCTTAGAGAAAATCGCGAAATAATGACCATACCAGGCCCTATCTTTAATCCTTTACATGAGGGAAGTAATAATCTTTTAAAACTAGGAGCCATACCGATTTGCTCTTACTTAGATCTAGGCGAAGCTTTACAAAACTTGACAGTTACCCAATAATAAGTAGACTAAAAATTAAAGAGAGTCCAAGTACTTATATCAATAAATAATCTGAGTTATTTTGAGATAACCCTATAATAGAAACTTAAGGATAAATTTTTAATTAATAAATAAACAATCTCATGAAACTTGTTATCGTTGAATCTCCCACCAAGGCCAAAACCATTACCAAATTTCTAAGCAAAGGGTTTACGGTTGAATCTTCTTTTGGTCATATCCGCGATCTGCCAAAATCGGAGATAGGCGTGGACACAGAAAAAGGCTTTGCTCCTCGCTATGTTGTTCCCACCAAAGCCAGAAAAACCGTTACCAAGCTTAAAAAGTTAGCCGATAAAGCGGAGCAGATAATTCTAGCTTCCGACGAAGACCGCGAAGGAGAGGCTATTGCTTGGCACCTAGCGGAAGCCCTTAAGTTACCCGAAGAAAAAATTTCTCGTATTGTTTTCCACGAAATAACTAAAGAAGCTATTGAAGAAGCTTTGGCTGGTCCAAGAAGTCTGGACGTTAATTTAGTAGATGCCCAACAGGCCAGAAGAATTTTGGACAGATTAGTTGGTTATGAGCTATCTCCTTTTTTATGGAAAAAGGTCGCCCGCGGTCTTTCCGCTGGTAGGGTACAATCTGTAGCGGTGCGTTTAATTGTAGAAAGAGAAAAAGAAATCAGAGCCTTTAAGACCGATGAGTACTGGACTATCTCAGCTGAGCTAACAACTTCTGGAAAAGAAATCTTTAAAGCCGAGCTTTTTTCTTTAGATAAAAAAACTTTGGATAAGTTTGCGATCAAAAACGAAGAAGAAGCTTTAAAGTTGGTTAAAGAGCTAGAAAAAGAAGATTACCAGGTAAGTTCAGTAGAAAAAAAACGCGGACAAAAAAATCCCCCCTCGCCTTTCACTACCTCAAGTCTTCAACAAACCGCCAATCGTTTCTTGGGTTTTTCCGCCAAGCAAACCATGATGATCGCTCAACAGCTTTATGAGGGTCTTGAACTTGGCAGCGAAGGCAGTGTCGGTTTAATTACTTATATGAGAACCGATTCTCTTCATCTATCTGAAAAATTCTTAAACGAAGCTAAGGATTATTTGCAAAAAACCTTAGGAGATAAATATCTGTCTGCTAGTCCAAGACGCTTTAAAACCAAAGCCAAAGGAGCCCAAGAAGCCCACGAAGCCGTTAGACCAACCGAGGCCGGACGTTCACCGGATGAAATAAAAGAATTCTTAAATCCGAACCAACTTAAACTCTATCGTTTAATCTGGCAAAGAGCGGTGGCTAGCCAAATGGCACCGGCTGAACTGGATCAGGTAACGATTGAAGTTAAAGCCGGACGTGGTGACTTTAGAGCTAACGGACAAACCATCGCCTTCCCGGGCTACTTAGCTATTTACCCGGAAAAAAGTAAAGAGCTTTTATTACCAACAGTTAAAGAAAACGAGAAGCTTAGCCTTAATGCTCTTTTACCAGAACAACATTTCACCAAACCTCCAGCCCGCTACAGCGACGCTACTTTGGTTAAGGAATTAGAAAAGAACGGTATTGGACGACCTTCCACTTACGCTCCAACTATTGCTACTATTGAAGCTAGAAACTACGTCGAACGAGACGATCAAAAAAGACTTAAACCCACCGCCATTGCCGAAGTAGTTAATGACGTCTTAACAGCCCACTTCCCAAATATTGTAGATCTGCAGTTTACGGCTAATCTGGAAAACGATTTTGATGAAATCGCCGCGGGGAAAATAGGTTGGCAAGGTGTCTTGGAAAGATTCTACGGACCTTTTCATGAAAACCTGCAAAATAAATATGAAGAAGTTAAAAAAGATGAGATTATGCCAGAACAACCTACCGAAGAGATCTGTGAAAAATGCGGTAGCCAGATGATAATTAAAACCGGACGATATGGACCCTTCCTGGCTTGCGGCAACTTTCCGGAATGTAAGAATATTAAAAGCCTGGATAAAGACAAGCCAGAAGAAGATGAAAAGATTAAAGCTTTAAAAGAAAAACACCAAGAAGATAAATGCGAAAAATGCGGAGAAGCGATGGTAGTTAAAACCGGACGCTTTGGACCGTTTTTAGGCTGCAGCAATTATCCTAAATGCAAAAATATTAAAAACCTGGAAACTGAAGAAGGTCCAAAGGTTGTCTGCCCAATTTGTAAAGAAGGACAAATTGTTACCAAACGTAGTCGTCGCGGGATCTTCTACGCCTGTAACCGCTATCCGGATTGTAAAACTGCCTATAATAATAAACCAACCGGTGAAAATTGCCCTGAGTGCGGAGATCTTTTATTAGATAACCCAAAAGGTATTAAGTGCGGTAGTAAGAGCTGCTCTTATATTAAAGAAGCTTAACGAACAAATAAAGAGAAAAAATAGCGAGCAGATTCAGACCAAATAAGCCAAGCTGTAATAAAACCCAATAAAAAGGCTATTAATTGCCAAGCTAAGGCTGGACTAAACTTCCAAGAAAAAAAAGACATAAAAATTAAAAAGCAATAATGGTATTATAGCGGCTCTTGTAGTATAATCATTATATAATAAATATAACTTAACTATAGCAAGATAAAACTTTATGTCAATTTCACCCCTCATTATATTTTTTCTTATTCTCGGCTTTTTGGTTATTGTGGCCCTACTGGTTTTTTTAGTCATTAATCTAAGAAAACCAAGAAACCAAGGAGAAATGTCTGCCATGATGGAAAGACTGGCCTCTTTAAATGACCACAATAAAGAAATGCGCCAGCTTTTAGACCAAAAACTTTCCGAAACCCATTTAGCTCATCATAGACAGTTTAGCGAAACCGTTAAGATTGTCGGGCAAGTTACAGAAAAGCTCACTCAACTAGACGAAACTAATAAGCAAGTTATTAATTTTTCCAGCCAGTTACAGAGCCTCCAAGATATCTTAAAAAACCCTAAACAACGAGGTGTGCTTGGAGAATATTATTTGGAAACTCTTTTAAAAAACGTTATGCCTCCCGGTAGCTACCAGATGCAATATTCTTTTTCCGATGGCACCATAGTGGACGCTGCGGTTTTTGTTAAAGAAAAGATTATTCCAATTGATTCAAAATTCTCTTTGGAAAACTATAACCGCCTGGCTGAATCCCCTCCTGGAGGAGAAAGAGATAGGTTGGAAAAAGTTTTTCTTAATGATCTCAAATCAAGAATCATAGAAACCAGTAAATATATTCAACCGCAAAATAAAACCACAGACTTTGCCTTTATGTTTATTCCCCATGAAGCTATCTATTATGATCTTTTAATTAACAAGATTGGTGGCAAAGGTGAAGAAAACGACAACCTAATCCAAAGAGCGGCTGGTACTTATAAGGTAATCATTGTTTCTCCTACGTCCTTCTTGGCTTATCTACAAACCGTCCTACAGGGTCTACGAGCTCTACAAATTGAAGAAAGTGCGCTGGCTATTCGCGGCAACGTGGAAAAACTCCATAAACATATTTTAGTTTATGAAGATTATCTCCAAAAAATGGGTAATAGCCTAAATACTACAGTTAACCACTACAATAATGCTTACAAAGAATTTAAAAAAGTAGACAAAGACGTAGTTAAAATTACTGAACAAGAATCTACGGTAGAGCCGTTGATTGTAGATAAAGCTAATTTGGAAGAATAACCAAAACTTAAAAAAATAACCAAAAGGTAAATATTTTAAAACAATATTGAAGAGACCTAAGACATAATAAAAAATATGGACAATCTTAATTCTCATATCCTAAAGACCCTGGCCCTCTTTGATATTTTCAGTCGGCCTTTAACGGATTTTGAAATTTGGCAATATTTGACAGTACCAGCCTCTTATTCTGAAGTAAGGAGAGTTTTAGAAAACAATGAAGTTAACTTTAATCTAGAAAATCAATATGGCTTTTTTTATTTACCAAATCGTTCAGACATTATTGAAACCAGAAGACAAAGATACTCAGAGACAGATAAAAAGCTTAAAATCGCCCAAAGAAGGTTGCTCTTAATCAGCTGGCTACCGTGGATAAAGCTAATTTGTTTGGCCAATAACATTGGTTCACGAAATATCCGTCGTGAAGGGGATCTGGATCTTTTTATTATCACCTCTGCTAACCGAATTTGGTTAACAAAATTATTAACTACCACAATTTTAGCTTTAAGTGGTCTTAGGCCTACTGAAAAAAGATTTCAAAACAAGCTTTGCCTGAGCTTTTTAGTGGATGAAACAAAACTTAATTTAGAATCAATACTTTTAAGCGATGATCCTTATGTACCTTGTTGGCTGGCCGGTCTTATGCCCCTACGAGGAGACTGGAACGTCTATCTTAAACTAATGGATAATAATCCATGGCTAAAAGAATCTTTACCTAACCTGGTTTACCCTGAAGCTGCCTCCAAATACTTTATCCAATCAAGGATAAGAAAATCACCAAAAAACTCTTTTAACTTCTTAGAAGTTTTAGCCAAAAAGTTTCATAAAAAAATTATGTCAAAAAAAATTCTTAGTCAAGCCGGCCAAGGTTCTTCGGTAATTATTGAAGATCATATTATAAAACTCCATACCGAAGATCGTCGAGAAAAATTTAGAGAAGCTCTAAAAGAAAGACTCCAAAAATATGCTTAATAAAATATTTAATTGGCTAGTCCTTGGTATACTTGTTTTATTGCCTTGGCAAACCAGGTTAATTATCGCTCCAGCCGAAATTAACGGCGCTTTTTGGGAGTACGGCACCATCAGCTTATGGCTAATTGATCTTTTAATTCTAGCGGCTTTATTTTTCTGGTCAATTAAGCAAAAAATTAATTTTACCTCTCTTCTTAAAAAACCCTCCAACCTTAAGGTACTACTCCTCGGGCTAATTATTATCTTGATTATCTCAGTTAGCCAAGCCCTAATGCCGCTACCGGCTTTATTAAAAGCCGTTAATATTATATTAGCCATAGTTGCCGGTTATCTTATAACCCAGACCACCCTGTCTTATAAAACACTTTTAAAAACCTTTTTAATAAGCGCTTCTTTATGTGGTCTTTTGGGTATTGGGCAATTTATCAGTCAAGAAGCTCCAGCTAACACCTGGCTTGGTCTTGGAGGACATGATCCAAAAGAACCGGGAGTTTCGGTAGTAGAAGCAACAGCCTCGGATGGCGTTAACGAAAGATGGCTCCGCGCCTATGGTAGTCTTGATCATCCCAATGTCTTAGGAGGCTTAATGGCCATAGCCTTTCTCTTCTCGGTTTGGTTACTTTATAACAGACAAGAACGAGAAGAAAAAGAAATTAAGATAAACAAAAGCCTGCAAGAAATAATACCTGTTTTGTCTTTGGTAATTTCTTTAGCGGCCTTGCTTTTATCTTTTTCCAGGGCCGCTTGGCTGGCCGCTCTCTTAGGTTTTATTTGGTTAAGTATTAGACAAATTATTAAAAAGAAAAATTTGTCCGAGATGATAATTGTGATGGTTATCGCTATCTTTATCTTTGGCCTAATCTTTAGCCAGTACTCGCATCTTTTTACCGCTAGAATAGAACATAATTCCAGACTAGAGATTAAATCAAGCGAAGAAAGAATTACCGGCTTTTCAGATAGTGTAGAAGTTATGGCCAAATATTACTTAACCGGTACCGGCCCCAATAGTTACACCAAGGCCTTAGCCTCTTCTGATGGCGCAAAACAACCAGCTTGGTTTTATCAACCGGTTCACTCTGTACCCCTACTCTTAATATCTGAATTTGGAGTTTTTAGTTTTGTTTGGCTTTTAACTTGTCTTTTTTATCTAACCATAGTCTTTCTTAAAAAGAATAAGTCAAATAAAGGTTTAAGTATTTCCCTTCTCATCTTAATTATTATAATTTCCCTACTTGATCATTGGCCATACAGTCTGCATTTTGGACCAATCTTTTTGGCAACTACTTTCGCCTTAATTATAAAAATAAGTAAAGAAAGACTAAAAGAAAAACCTTAATTTAAAAGCAATAATTTAACCTTAAACTCTTTTTAAAAAGTTAAAGAGTTTTAAAAAACCATTTGACAGATCATTCTTAATACCTCATAATCTAAATATTATACAAGAAAAAATAATCCAAACACTATGCAAGAAAAACCAGAAAACTTAATGGAAAAAATTATCTCCTTATGCAAAAGGCGCGGTTTTATTTTCCCTGGCTCGGAAATCTATGGTGGTCTGGCTAATAGCTGGGATTATGGTCCATATGGAGTTGAATTAAAAAACAATATTAAAAAACTTTGGTGGAAAACCTTTGTGACAGATAAAGACGATATGACGGGCCTAGACAGTGCTCTTTTAATGAACACCAAAGTTTGGGAAGCTAGTGGTCATTTAAGTCATTTTACCGATCCCTTGGTGGAAGACGTTAAAACTCATGAAAGATTTAGATTGGATCACTTTCTGGAATACAACGGAGTTAACATTCAAGGCCTTGATCAGGCAGCCATGATTGATAAGCTTAAAGAACTCGGATTAAAAAGCCCTAAAGGTAATGACCTAAGTGAGCCAAAACAATTTAACATGATGCTTAAAACCCATTTGGGACCAATAGAGGAAACCGGCAGCTTGGTTTATTTTCGTCCGGAAACAGCCCAGGGTATTTTTGTTAATTTTAAAAACATCACTGACACCATGCGTCTTAAACCACCTTTTGGGGTGGGGCAAATCGGCAAAGCTTTTCGTAACGAAATAACTCCTGGTAACTTTATCTTCCGAACTAGAGAATTTGAACAAATGGAGATTGAATACTTTATCCCAAAACCAACTAACGACCAAGCCTGGCAAGAAGTTTTTGAAGACTGGAGAGAAGCGATAAAAAAATGGATTATAAGCTTGGGTGTTGATTATGAAAAGTCAATTAAGGAAAACGAAATCTCGGAAAATGAGAGAGCACATTATTCCAAAAAGACCATTGACTTTGAATACCACTATCCTTTTGGCACCAAAGAGCTTTATGGGCTCGCCTATCGCGGAGATTATGATTTAAGTAACCATAAAATAAGTTATACGAACGAAAAAGGAGAAACTTATGTACCGCATGTTATTGAACCATCTATGGGTGTAGACCGTACGGTACTGGCTGTTTTACTCTCCGCCTACCAAGAAGAAAAAGTTAAAGAAGATACTAGAAAAGTACTTAAACTACCCATCTCTTTAGCCCCGGTTAAAGTGGCCATCTTCCCCCTTTTAAGAAATAAGCCGGAGTTAGTTAAAAAGGCCAAAGAAGTCTATGACATGATCAGAAAAGACTACCCTGCTGAATTTGATGACAACGGTAACGTCGGTAAACGCTACCGAAGACAAGACGAAATTGGTACACCATATTGCATAACCATAGATTTTGACACTTTAGAAAATGATGAAGTAACAATAAGGGATAGGGATACAATGGAACAAGCTAAAGTTAAGATTCAAGAATTACCTGATTTTCTAAAAAATAAACTTTCATAAAACAATATGTACAAAATCCAAAAACTTTCTAATGGTTTAAATCTTTTAACCGCACCCCAAAAAGGTGCTAAGACTACTGCCGTTTTAGTAATGGTCGCTACCGGTTCAAAATATGAAGATCGCCGTACCAGTGGTCTATCTCACTTTCTTGAACACATGTTCTTTAAAGGAACAACTAAAAGACCGGACACCTTAACTATTTCCACTGCCCTAGACAGAGTAGGCGGAGAATATAATGCCTTTACTTCTAAAGAATATACCGGGTACTGGGTTAAAACTGCCGGCAAGTCCGCCGAACTAGCCTTGGATGTTATCGCCGACATGCTCTTAAACTCCAAGTTTGAGGAAGAAGAAATAGCCAGAGAAAAAGGGGTTATCATTGAAGAAGTTAATATGTATCTAGATAACCCAATTATGAGAGTTGGAGAAGTTTTTGAAGAATGTCTATATGGAGATACCCCTGCCGGTTGGGACACTATTGGGACAAAAGAAACAATTAACGCTTTTAAGAGAAAAGATTTTATAAAATACTACCAAAGTCAATACAAAACCGGTAATTCTTTTGTTTGTCTAGCTGGCTATATACCACCCAAAGTAAAAAGCTTAGTGGAAAAACATTTTAATAAATATCCCAAGGGTCGCGCTCTACCTAAACAAGAAGTTAAAGAAAAACAAAACCAAGCACAAGTAAAATTGGAATATAAAAAAACAGATCAAGCACACTTAGTGCTAGGTGTACGCACTCCCGCCTATGGTAATCCAGATTACGCAGCTCTTAAAATGATCTCTTTAGCCTTGGGGGGCTCTATGAGTTCAAGGCTGTTTTTAAACTTAAGAGAAAGAAACGGACTTTGTTATTATGTCCGCTCGGGCTATGAAGCCTACACAGATACCGGCTACCTAGCCACCCAAGCAGGAGTACCGGTGGATAAGATTAAAAAAGCTATAGCGATTATTGTGGAAGAATATAAGAAAATGGCGAAAGAAAAAATATCCGATCAAGAACTTAAAAAGATTAAACAGTTTGTCTCCAACAAGACTCTTTTAAAACTTGAAGGAGCGGATCAGGTAGCCGGTTGGTATGGACAACAACTAGTTATGCTTAGCCAACAAAAAGGCAAAAAACTTAAGCCAACTACCCCGTCAGAACACCTGAAAAAAATGAAAGCCGTTACCCCAGAAGACATCCAAAGAGTAGCCAAGAAAATCTTCACTACAAAGAACCTCAACCTGGCCATTATCGGACCATATAAGAAAACAGAGGAATTTAGAAAGTTATTGAAATAATAGGAATGAAAATAAAAAAAGAGAGCTTCCATTTGGTCGTTCTCTTTTTTGTTTAGATTAAAGGTATGCCAAATGGTAATTGCCATTTAGAAATACCTGTTCTCAAAACTTTAATTTTTACCGCCTTTTTATCTAAAGAAAAAGCAAAAAATTTCATTTCTTTAGGGCCCTGGAGAATAGCTACTGGACCATTAAGGATAAGAGAGCAATACATCTTTTTATTATCATACTCTCTTATAAAACCAACTTGGTATTCTTGACTAAGATCTTCGGGGCATAAAATAGAACAAGTTTGCCATCCAAAGTTAGTTTGCCAAAAGTTACCCCAAAAAGTATCTCTAGGCCTGGCTTTTAAATCTCCCGGCGCCTCAACTTTCATCATCATCTGTTGATCATTAATGAAAGGATCTTTAATCCAGGTCCACCAATGAGACCTCTTTAAAGAAAAAGGTTCCCATAATAGTTTTACGAGCAACCAAAGTGGCCAGTAATATAAAGAAGGTAAGGGTCTTACTCTCCAAAGCATCCAAGACTCCAAAAATATTTTAAAGAAAAGATTGGTGATATTGAAATTTTTCAATTTTACTCTCTTTTTGAATTTTTTAAAACTTTTTATTGAATCAATTTAATTTAAAGTACATTATCTAATTATATCACACACAATGAAATAAGTCAATA
This genomic window from Patescibacteria group bacterium contains:
- a CDS encoding HD domain-containing protein: MKEINFLFELGTLRFVDRTWRQFMIPEMANVAEHSFRVAWIALLLSKTVKEEEGLEVNLEKVLKLSLMHDIAETRTGDTHYVSRLYVKRDEEKAFSDMAKDLLLEGELLELFADYEKRESLEAKIVKDADTLDVELELKETAMRANPALVEGMEESRRAVRENHLYTDCAKKFWDKIVESSPADWHIKGVNRFTKGDWKE
- a CDS encoding glycine--tRNA ligase encodes the protein MQEKPENLMEKIISLCKRRGFIFPGSEIYGGLANSWDYGPYGVELKNNIKKLWWKTFVTDKDDMTGLDSALLMNTKVWEASGHLSHFTDPLVEDVKTHERFRLDHFLEYNGVNIQGLDQAAMIDKLKELGLKSPKGNDLSEPKQFNMMLKTHLGPIEETGSLVYFRPETAQGIFVNFKNITDTMRLKPPFGVGQIGKAFRNEITPGNFIFRTREFEQMEIEYFIPKPTNDQAWQEVFEDWREAIKKWIISLGVDYEKSIKENEISENERAHYSKKTIDFEYHYPFGTKELYGLAYRGDYDLSNHKISYTNEKGETYVPHVIEPSMGVDRTVLAVLLSAYQEEKVKEDTRKVLKLPISLAPVKVAIFPLLRNKPELVKKAKEVYDMIRKDYPAEFDDNGNVGKRYRRQDEIGTPYCITIDFDTLENDEVTIRDRDTMEQAKVKIQELPDFLKNKLS
- the dprA gene encoding DNA-processing protein DprA, which translates into the protein MINSLLMEEKDYLIALSQSNLFGPLTLLRLRSFFGSFKRVWQAPLGQLSRSPCFKLNLNLKEEKLLKFQAFRQTNSPEKIIQRLNYLKIKTVCLEEETYPYLLKQTYDTPPLLYYKGRLDIFKKPCLAIVGSRKTDKYSEEAAKELTREAVKLGFTIISGLARGIDSVAHLACLNNQGLTVAVMATGAEKIYPPENWLLAQRIIEQGCLISEFPPEVNTKANHFPRRNRLIAGLSLGVLVIGAPIKSGALITAEQALRENREIMTIPGPIFNPLHEGSNNLLKLGAIPICSYLDLGEALQNLTVTQ
- a CDS encoding O-antigen ligase family protein, which gives rise to MLNKIFNWLVLGILVLLPWQTRLIIAPAEINGAFWEYGTISLWLIDLLILAALFFWSIKQKINFTSLLKKPSNLKVLLLGLIIILIISVSQALMPLPALLKAVNIILAIVAGYLITQTTLSYKTLLKTFLISASLCGLLGIGQFISQEAPANTWLGLGGHDPKEPGVSVVEATASDGVNERWLRAYGSLDHPNVLGGLMAIAFLFSVWLLYNRQEREEKEIKINKSLQEIIPVLSLVISLAALLLSFSRAAWLAALLGFIWLSIRQIIKKKNLSEMIIVMVIAIFIFGLIFSQYSHLFTARIEHNSRLEIKSSEERITGFSDSVEVMAKYYLTGTGPNSYTKALASSDGAKQPAWFYQPVHSVPLLLISEFGVFSFVWLLTCLFYLTIVFLKKNKSNKGLSISLLILIIIISLLDHWPYSLHFGPIFLATTFALIIKISKERLKEKP
- the topA gene encoding type I DNA topoisomerase, which gives rise to MKLVIVESPTKAKTITKFLSKGFTVESSFGHIRDLPKSEIGVDTEKGFAPRYVVPTKARKTVTKLKKLADKAEQIILASDEDREGEAIAWHLAEALKLPEEKISRIVFHEITKEAIEEALAGPRSLDVNLVDAQQARRILDRLVGYELSPFLWKKVARGLSAGRVQSVAVRLIVEREKEIRAFKTDEYWTISAELTTSGKEIFKAELFSLDKKTLDKFAIKNEEEALKLVKELEKEDYQVSSVEKKRGQKNPPSPFTTSSLQQTANRFLGFSAKQTMMIAQQLYEGLELGSEGSVGLITYMRTDSLHLSEKFLNEAKDYLQKTLGDKYLSASPRRFKTKAKGAQEAHEAVRPTEAGRSPDEIKEFLNPNQLKLYRLIWQRAVASQMAPAELDQVTIEVKAGRGDFRANGQTIAFPGYLAIYPEKSKELLLPTVKENEKLSLNALLPEQHFTKPPARYSDATLVKELEKNGIGRPSTYAPTIATIEARNYVERDDQKRLKPTAIAEVVNDVLTAHFPNIVDLQFTANLENDFDEIAAGKIGWQGVLERFYGPFHENLQNKYEEVKKDEIMPEQPTEEICEKCGSQMIIKTGRYGPFLACGNFPECKNIKSLDKDKPEEDEKIKALKEKHQEDKCEKCGEAMVVKTGRFGPFLGCSNYPKCKNIKNLETEEGPKVVCPICKEGQIVTKRSRRGIFYACNRYPDCKTAYNNKPTGENCPECGDLLLDNPKGIKCGSKSCSYIKEA
- a CDS encoding DNA recombination protein RmuC codes for the protein MSISPLIIFFLILGFLVIVALLVFLVINLRKPRNQGEMSAMMERLASLNDHNKEMRQLLDQKLSETHLAHHRQFSETVKIVGQVTEKLTQLDETNKQVINFSSQLQSLQDILKNPKQRGVLGEYYLETLLKNVMPPGSYQMQYSFSDGTIVDAAVFVKEKIIPIDSKFSLENYNRLAESPPGGERDRLEKVFLNDLKSRIIETSKYIQPQNKTTDFAFMFIPHEAIYYDLLINKIGGKGEENDNLIQRAAGTYKVIIVSPTSFLAYLQTVLQGLRALQIEESALAIRGNVEKLHKHILVYEDYLQKMGNSLNTTVNHYNNAYKEFKKVDKDVVKITEQESTVEPLIVDKANLEE